CTTACATTAAATATTCACAAGATTCGGCAAGACATTGTGCGTTGAacaaaaaaaagggttaaaaaatatactttgCTAGTTCAATTGGAATTGTATATCGAATGTTCGTGATTATGGTCTAAACGAATGTTGTCATGTGTGCTCGTCTAATGTTCGTGATTATGGTCAAATGAATGAGGCTTCTATAAATGAAATGAAAGGAAACTTTAAACTAGTTAAAACGAGGCATTAATGtcgtttttgttttatttttaaaatttttggttGCTTTGCCATGAgatcaattaaataatatgttTAGTGCGATGGTATGTAAGGTAAATTTAATACGGTCCACTTATATATTATTGAccaacaagataaaataaaaggaaaattctatggtgaagtcatgagaatgatttttttggtgaagttaacgCTATAACATCAAAAACGTAGTGACAAGACTacacttaatttaattttatcctaccttgttttaaCTGTGTAACActtcacataatatcatcaactctgtttgcatgttaaagattccaacgatgtaagtccaagatgttgcaagcattactaaaTGCATTACtagatcattaatcagtaatcaacaaaatcaaaattaacttttttaaaaaagtcaagtTTTCTTACTGCACCGTAGAAACTCCCAAAATAAAAACTCTACATGTTTACCGCTTTTCAAGTATATGTGGTACATACCTCATATTTTACTTTTGGCTTACTGTATTTCTATTATATTCTTTAAAGTTTGATATGCTATGCAGTACTaatgttttcttcttctaatattCATGGAAATAGGGATTTGATCCTTCTGATATTGGACCACAGACATCTGATCCTTCTGAACTTGGAAACCTGTTGTTACAACCAGGTCAACGACAAGTGGATCCTCAGGCGAAGATGAGGCTTATCAAGGAGAGATTAATATGAATGGAGACAAGAACGCTTCTGATGCAAAACAAGATTCTAGGAGTTCAATATGTTTCACATACGACGTTCTTAACGCCTAATGACATTGCCTCTCAGGATGCTTTCTAATAGGGAATCGGCTAAACTCTCAGGAAATAGAAAGCAAGCTCGTATTGTTGATGAATGCTATAAATCTTTGGGGCCATAAATCATTTGGATATGAATGCTAGCTATGGTGGATTTGCATCTGCTTTGATTAAGAATCCTGTTTGGGTTATGAACGTGGTTCTTGTCGAGGTTAAGGTTGATACTCTTCGAGCAATATATGAAAGGGGATTGATTGGATGATACCATGATTGAACAATTTATCACATATTAAACAATATTCAATGTTATATTTCCATTGTGATTTCCttgattaattaaacaattgtGCTTTGATTATTTTGTGTTCACAATTGTTCCTCTCCTGGGTTGTTATTAAAAGTAAATTAACTATAATAATGGTCAACCAAATCATATAGagttataatttgaaatcatattatattttcaatctCATTATATTGGTATCATACCAAACATAAAGTCTTCTGCAAAGTACAGACAAGGCCTCAAGGCTTGAATTAAATATGTATGCAAAACTGAAAAGATgtttatacaaaaaaaagtgaattaaaTATGTTTCCAAGGTCTTTCTGCTAGGTTTACACATTCTTTGTGCCTATAACAACCAACAAGATGATCAATAGTCAATCCTGCAACTTGCATAAAAGAGTAAACAATCACTGGACCCAAATATCTAAACCCGCGTTTTAATAAGTCCTTGCTTATGGCATCTGCTTTTGGTGTCCTCAATGGAACATCTCTTGAGTATCTGTATTTGTTAATCACTGGTTTGTGATTCACGTAACTCCATATATAGCTACTGAATGATCCAAATTCCCTCCTAATctgtagaaaaagaaaaaaaaaatcgccaATAAGGGTTCTCAAAgcattttcagttttcattttctaaaatttgtgtTCGTTTTAGATTGTTAATAAGAAGATAGTTGACTCATGTAGTGAAAAATGTCGATGtataaacattaaatatatgttatgtACTTACCTTCATCATGCATTTGGCATTGTCGACTATGCACTTTACTCTGCACTCAGCTAAAACAAGTTCTGTGGCTGATGCTATGTCGATAACTTCCTTCTCCTCCATTTTGGAAACAGTGTAAGGATCAAATCCAGCAAAAACTTGTCTGTGTCAAGAacaaaattatacaaatatgTTAATGTaattacaaatcaaacaaacatGCATATAGAAGGTTTTTACcttaaaacttcttttctttttagaatTTCTGTCCAGTTGTAATCTATCAGCAATCCCGACAATGCAAGCAGCTCGAACAGTTTTCTGTCTCAGTGTTCaagcaaataaaaaagttgGCAAATGCATATGAACATATGGAAATGGATTCCTTTTGGTCAAAATACCAAGTCTATCAGAACTGTTGGATAAAAGATTGAGTATCGCATATTTCAAGTTGCTTTCATGttgttcaaatatatatatataaaccattATTTACACTTGAATAGAAGGCAAGCGGGCAACAAGTTGCGCCGCTAGACCTTTTTGGATGGCAAAACCAATCctcgtaaacacaacattcatggacCTAGGAGACACGACATTGTTATGCATGACCTTTTGAGCTCGATGTAGAAGGTCAACAGCCTCTGGTGCTAGGAAACCGaaagtgtcaaaagcaaatggtataaaagcatgttgattgtcagaCACGCTTTCTCGTGTTTGGCCATCTTACTTGACGCAGCTTTGAGGGCTGCCTGTCCTACGGTAAAAGGCCCGACACCTTATCCCACAGTTGCTTTCTAAATCTGGTTTATCGaatttgaaatatgaaattCATCGTCTTATATTTATCCAACTGTGCTGACATATACCGACTATGGTGAATGCATatgtaactaaatatttttgtgtttgaaggaaaaaagaaaaagttgtaaCATATTGAACAGTTCTTACTTGTCATCATAAGCTGGAACTCCCCAACATTCGTCATGAAATTCTATGTATGCCTTATCTGCACAACATTGATATAGCAGAATTGGAATTTACCTCATTGGTGAAAATGTTATTGGAATTTACCTTAATATTGTTGTGTATGCAAAAATTTGAAACTGTCTTATCGCAGAATTGATTCTATTTATgcaaaagaaagtaaaatgataacgaaaaaaaaaaatcaaaatgtttaTACCACAGTTCTTTGTGATCCAGCTGCATCTTTTCAATTCACCAAGCTCAGCCGCgtgttgattttgttgttgctgtgaAATATTAATAAGTGTATGTTCTCTTCTCTGTCGCGGTGAAATCGAATGAAGTGCTAATGAGACTTCTTCATCTGCTATAGTTAAAGAATCTGTGAAACAAgggtcatttgaattttgtgatagtgatgatgaaaatgaagatatggatgaagatgaagaacttTTTTGTAATCCTATAGGGTACACTCTTTTGAGGTGTTTGTGGAAAATTATTTGGTTCAATTTCTTTGATTCTTGGTCACTTGATTTTTTCTCCATTGCATGTCTTTTTGCATTTACTTTAGACATGTTTGGGAAGATGAGGAAAAATTATATAATGGTATGATCAATATGAATGATTTTGTAGGGGAAAATTCTTAAAGGAGGTTGGTGAAACGTGAGTTTCAAGTTTGTCAAATATTGTTGGTTCTTAATTTGTTTCTAAGAAACATATTTAAGTCTATAAGATAGGGAACTTTTTCTTGATAAGGAAATTAGGATACTTCAATGTTTGGCAACATGtattaatatcaatattagCATCATATTCTTGAAtgtaaaacaaaacataattagcaacaaaaaaaaaaaaaactattaacaaATCTTTTGCTGCTTTTCTTGTTGAATATGCAGACTAAGACAAGGATTGCCATGATTGTATAGTCAGCAATCCATTTTTTTAGCCAATCTTTTTCCGTCTATACCTCAAATTAAGTAACCCACACACCCACACCCACTCAATTGTAGTCTAATATGGAATATGATATGATTCAATCCAATTATTGAATTTAAAGTATTGGTTAGCAAACAAGTGTCATTTTTCGAAGGACACTTATTAAGGATTCAAAAGAAGAAatgatttataaatttaatgtagaaattaatttagaaaaagttcttttttttaagttttaatttgttgaatacacaatatctaaaaaaaatatttcttctttaGATTTCTTTTTAGAGAAACTTCTTTAGATTTCTAAACAAGTGTTCTAAAgatacttgttaacatttcctttaaaatgttataaaaaaatgataaggtACACAAAAgtttgataaattatttaaatattgtaAATGCATTAttagaaaacaaaatttaatgtaTAACCTACTTTTTAGAATACAAGCATATATCAATTTAAGATTGTAAAAACATGaatgtttgattaatttttgctcaaaaagataatatttaatttatttaaagttaTACCGTTTGtcaactctctctctccccctctctTTTGTGAGCTGTCAGctaaaaccctaatttattCTTCTTCATCCACCAAAGAGAGGTGGTTTAAGGTCAAATTTTGACCCCAAATCAGCCCTCTACATCGTTTTTCTCCTTCCCCTTtgtttaaataagtgattttcacatcgaATTAGGTTTTTCTTTCGTGATTTCGTTGTCTTAGCGTGACGTTGTTTTGtttgtcgtctttgtgcgaaGTTTGTCTTTTCCCTCTTGTTTAGGTGTTTGTTCATATCAGATTTCTAGATCAGCTTCGATATCCAaccaatgactttggcgtcatcaacgttgcagatccggaggcatGGCTATTTCGGAGAttttaatatagtcatatttgtaggcttatatactttgttgttttatgctattaaaaaaaacctggatgttgtgagtttgttcacatgttcatcctttttgtttttagcgaatttgtaTTGCATCGATGTactatatcaatttgaatgaatgaatgtcgtttgttttttgtaaatatatatatatgggataggatcaaatgacaccaaggtgtcaaattaaatttgacaccaaatcttaaccaTTAATACGGTTTTAATCTAACGGCTCCCATCAATTCATTATGTGTTCACATGCTTGATCAAGTGAcgcatcttttatttttagaaat
Above is a genomic segment from Medicago truncatula cultivar Jemalong A17 chromosome 5, MtrunA17r5.0-ANR, whole genome shotgun sequence containing:
- the LOC25479532 gene encoding DNA-3-methyladenine glycosylase 1 isoform X1 produces the protein MSKVNAKRHAMEKKSSDQESKKLNQIIFHKHLKRVYPIGLQKSSSSSSISSFSSSLSQNSNDPCFTDSLTIADEEVSLALHSISPRQRREHTLINISQQQQNQHAAELGELKRCSWITKNCDKAYIEFHDECWGVPAYDDKKLFELLALSGLLIDYNWTEILKRKEVLRQVFAGFDPYTVSKMEEKEVIDIASATELVLAECRVKCIVDNAKCMMKIRREFGSFSSYIWSYVNHKPVINKYRYSRDVPLRTPKADAISKDLLKRGFRYLGPVIVYSFMQVAGLTIDHLVGCYRHKECVNLAERPWKHI
- the LOC25479532 gene encoding DNA-3-methyladenine glycosylase 1 isoform X2, coding for MSKVNAKRHAMEKKSSDQESKKLNQIIFHKHLKRVYPIGLQKSSSSSSISSFSSSLSQNSNDPCFTDSLTIADEEVSLALHSISPRQRREHTLINISQQQQNQHAAELGELKRCSWITKNYKAYIEFHDECWGVPAYDDKKLFELLALSGLLIDYNWTEILKRKEVLRQVFAGFDPYTVSKMEEKEVIDIASATELVLAECRVKCIVDNAKCMMKIRREFGSFSSYIWSYVNHKPVINKYRYSRDVPLRTPKADAISKDLLKRGFRYLGPVIVYSFMQVAGLTIDHLVGCYRHKECVNLAERPWKHI